In the genome of Cheilinus undulatus linkage group 6, ASM1832078v1, whole genome shotgun sequence, one region contains:
- the fuom gene encoding fucose mutarotase, translating to MLTRAAATMVVLKGIPSVLSPELLYALAKMGHGDEIVLADANFPASSICACGPKEIRADGLGIPQLLEAILKLLPLDTYVPCAAAVMDLVDSDKLRGLAVPVWGTYNSLLIAAGSQTSLETVERFAFYERAKKAYAVVATGETALYGNLILKKGVIPAYELE from the exons ATGCTCACTCGTGCGGCTGCTACTATGGTCGTCCTGAAAGGAATCCCCTCTGTTCTGTCACCTGAATTGCTGTATGCTCTCGCTAAAATGGGACACGGGGATGAAATAG ttctTGCTGATGCAAATTTTCCAGCATCTTCAATCTGTGCTTGTGGTCCTAAAGAAATAAGAGCAGATG GTTTGGGGATCCCACAGCTTTTAGAGGCCATTTTAAAGCTGCTGCCCCTGGATACCTATGTCCCCTGTGCG GCTGCAGTCATGGATCTAGTGGACAGTGACAAGCTGAGGGGTTTAGCTGTTCCTGTGTGGGGCACCTACAACAGTCTCCTTATAGCTGCTGGATCTCAG ACTTCTCTCGAGACGGTGGAAAGGTTTGCTTTCTATGAACGAGCCAAGAAAGCCTACGCTGTTGTGGCAACAGG GGAAACAGCTCTGTATGGAAACCTGATCCTGAAGAAGGGGGTCATTCCTGCATATGAGCTGGAGTGA
- the si:ch211-217g15.3 gene encoding uncharacterized protein si:ch211-217g15.3 isoform X2, producing MSLDKDGKMSWGVEVEPPEDLDKTDYDIHSNMKIWKSMTGGGKVQLQLKAEKGLDVLYHPSMAKLLKVQIQNADHLPAAENQAEYEKAEKDEDSASPPDFKVAPEEDLDAVYHKAREELAEYLAPLMAEYQTDAEVRPLYSEPEEDMDDVYHKDLLQLVPYQNDAVAVALADVPSQRKHSKPEEDLDDIYHQ from the exons AT gTCCTTAGATAAGGATGGAAAAATGTCCTGGGGAGTGGAAGTGGAACCCCCAGAGGACCTGGACAAGACTGACTATGACATCCACTCTAACATGAAGATCTGGAAGAGCATGACTGGAGGAGGAAAAGTCCAACTGCAGCTGAAGGCAGAGAAAGGCTTGGATGTGCTGTACCACCCTTCAATGGCCAAGCTCCTCAAAGTTCAGATCCAAAACGCGGACCACCTTCCTGCAGCAGAGAACCAGGCAGAGTATGAGAAGGCAGAGAAGGATGAAGACAGTGCCAGTCCCCCTGATTTCAAGGTAGCCCCAGAGGAGGATTTGGATGCAGTCTACCACAAAGCGAGGGAGGAGCTGGCTGAATATCTGGCCCCACTCATGGCTGAATACCAAACTGATGCAGAGGTACGTCCACTGTATTCTGAACCAGAGGAAGACATGGATGATGTGTACCACAAAGACCTCCTGCAGCTGGTTCCTTACCAGAATGATGCTGTAGCTGTAGCTCTGGCTGATGTACCATCTCagaggaagcacagcaaaccAGAGGAAGACCTGGATGATATTTACCACCAGTAA
- the si:ch211-217g15.3 gene encoding uncharacterized protein si:ch211-217g15.3 isoform X1 translates to MFRFSVIVAVCLIACITAEPYKPQNKFTDEAFQNVVMSLDKDGKMSWGVEVEPPEDLDKTDYDIHSNMKIWKSMTGGGKVQLQLKAEKGLDVLYHPSMAKLLKVQIQNADHLPAAENQAEYEKAEKDEDSASPPDFKVAPEEDLDAVYHKAREELAEYLAPLMAEYQTDAEVRPLYSEPEEDMDDVYHKDLLQLVPYQNDAVAVALADVPSQRKHSKPEEDLDDIYHQ, encoded by the exons ATGTTCAG GTTCTCTGTAATAGTTGCTGTTTGTCTGATCGCCTGCATCACAGCAGAGCCATATAAACCTCaa AATAAATTTACAGATGAAGCATTCCAGAACGTCGTTAT gTCCTTAGATAAGGATGGAAAAATGTCCTGGGGAGTGGAAGTGGAACCCCCAGAGGACCTGGACAAGACTGACTATGACATCCACTCTAACATGAAGATCTGGAAGAGCATGACTGGAGGAGGAAAAGTCCAACTGCAGCTGAAGGCAGAGAAAGGCTTGGATGTGCTGTACCACCCTTCAATGGCCAAGCTCCTCAAAGTTCAGATCCAAAACGCGGACCACCTTCCTGCAGCAGAGAACCAGGCAGAGTATGAGAAGGCAGAGAAGGATGAAGACAGTGCCAGTCCCCCTGATTTCAAGGTAGCCCCAGAGGAGGATTTGGATGCAGTCTACCACAAAGCGAGGGAGGAGCTGGCTGAATATCTGGCCCCACTCATGGCTGAATACCAAACTGATGCAGAGGTACGTCCACTGTATTCTGAACCAGAGGAAGACATGGATGATGTGTACCACAAAGACCTCCTGCAGCTGGTTCCTTACCAGAATGATGCTGTAGCTGTAGCTCTGGCTGATGTACCATCTCagaggaagcacagcaaaccAGAGGAAGACCTGGATGATATTTACCACCAGTAA